One genomic segment of Arachis duranensis cultivar V14167 chromosome 4, aradu.V14167.gnm2.J7QH, whole genome shotgun sequence includes these proteins:
- the LOC107485931 gene encoding uncharacterized protein LOC107485931, whose translation MASCPANSITYNGSLCACIPGYVLNNTAKSCTLFSSGSDITTNSGVDYYALSFPETLFAFDRIKKFTQSQAVFLEATLVMLLSWLIMCFFLRFMKLGDGRNVWFQIRWWISRLDICFATRHWLDDQKVVTKRKTELGGAFSIASWILFIGLFAALLYQIISKRSIEVHNIRATNGPELASFISHLDFNITAISSMSCANLRGLGTLVTGNPGFVDERVLSLSTLVNYTCYNSSKGPTIALKCEKCRAIPDNMYISWQFVDLPSSPATAVGFEFKLSASDYTKKHVSFVNGTLKNGSNFDNSPVTFRGRESNILKFNLFPRIYRNLHDLKLIQPLFHEFLPGSVSRDRNQLRASLENSVDGLVNTTLYINFLSAYVVEIDKENILGPVSFLADLGGLYCISIGIFFYLLIQCEYRIKKLRNEDNVMRTIRNRRKAQEHWDKLRKYVMFTYGYPTIEDDYKNSKTDPCCSGTMLHSVRGSASSRKRRMQSKTSSISFYKKADQPATMSQSFRPVGSANGSNLQPENMEKQHNVDIHNNDPHRPRSSQSHESSIVDDNFIPPPPSLECKDGSRMNMSDVQKNLQSLYEYNVMLRDKLVAAQSLLHSSSSSQSSKVRSNGT comes from the exons ATGGCGTCATGCCCAGCAAATTCAATTACCTACAATGGCAGCTTGTGTGCATGCATCCCTGGCTATGTTCTGAACAACACTGCAAAAAGTTGCACCCTTTTTTCTTCAGGCTCCGACATAACAACAAATTCTGGTGTTGACTACTATGCTCTCAGCTTCCCTGAGACACTCTTTGCCTTTGACAGAATCAAGAAGTTCACACAGTCACAAGCTGTGTTCTTGGAAGCAACACTTGTGATGCTTCTTTCTTGGCTAATTATGTGCTTTTTCCTTAGGTTCATGAAGCTTGGTGATGGCCGCAATGTGTGGTTCCAAATCAGGTGGTGGATTAGCCGGTTGGATATTTGCTTTGCCACAAGACACTGGCTG GACGATCAAAAAGTAGTTACCAAACGCAAAACAGAACTTGGCGGAGCTTTCTCCATAGCAAGTTGGATACTTTTTATTGGTTTATTTGCTGC GTTGCTATACCAGATCATATCAAAGAGATCAATTGAGGTGCATAATATAAGAGCAACAAATGGACCAGAATTAGCTTCATTTATCAGTCACTTGGATTTCAATATAACAGCAATATCTAGTATGAGCTGTGCAAATCTACGTGGCCTCGGTACTTTAGTTACGGGGAATCCTGGCTTTGTTGACGAGAGAGTTCTTTCACTGTCAACATTAGTGAACTACACTTGTTACAACTCAAGCAAGGGGCCAACTATAGCATTAAAGTGTGAAAAGTGCAGAGCTATCCCTGATAACATGTATATTTCATGGCAGTTTGTTGATCTTCCAAGTTCTCCTGCCACTGCTGTTGGTTTTGAGTTCAAGCTATCTGCATCTGATTATACTAAAAAACATGTTAGTTTTGTTAATGGAACACTAAAGAATGGAAGCAATTTTGACAATAGCCCTGTTACATTCAGAGGGAGAGAATCAAATATTCTGAAGTTTAACTTGTTCCCTAGAATATACCGTAATTTACACGATCTAAAGCTCATACAGCCTTTATTTCACGAGTTCCTCCCAGGTTCGGTTTCTCGTGACAGAAATCAACTTCGAGCATCACTTGAAAATTCTGTTGATGGCCTAGTTAACACTACATTGTACATCAATTTTCTCTCTGCTTATGTTGTGGAAATCGACAAGGAGAATATTTTGGGTCCTG TGAGCTTCCTTGCGGATCTTGGTGGCCTATATTGCATTAGCATTGGGATCTTTTTCTACCTGCTGATACAG TGTGAGTATAGGATAAAGAAACTCAGAAATGAAGACAACGTTATGCGGACTATTAGAAATCGGCGCAAAGCACAAGAACACTGGGACAAA TTGAGGAAATATGTGATGTTCACTTATGGCTACCCTACAATTGAAGATGACTACAAGAACTCCAAAACAGATCCTTGTTGTAGCGGGACTATGCTGCATTCAGTTCGTGGTAGTGCATCGTCGCGTAAACGAAGGATGCAAAGCAAAACAAGTTCTATAAGTTTCTACAAGAAAGCTGACCAACCTGCTACCATG TCACAGAGCTTCAGACCAGTTGGATCTGCAAATGGTTCAAACCTGCAACCTGAAAATATGGAAAAACAGCATAATGTTGATATACACAACAATGATCCTCATCGGCCTCGATCTTCTCAATCGCACGAGTCTTCAATTGTTGATGATAACTTCATTCCTCCTCCACCTTCACTAG AATGCAAGGACGGCTCGAGAATGAACATGTCCGACGTTCAGAAGAATCTCCAAAGCTTGTACGAGTACAATGTCATGCTGAGGGACAAGTTAGTAGCAGCACAGTCTCTGCTGCATTCTTCCTCATCTTCACAATCTTCTAAAGTTCGAAGTAACGGAACCTAA
- the LOC107485932 gene encoding LOW QUALITY PROTEIN: probable 6-phosphogluconolactonase 4, chloroplastic (The sequence of the model RefSeq protein was modified relative to this genomic sequence to represent the inferred CDS: deleted 1 base in 1 codon) yields MAETQKSNVVVEVFEEEELAVSLAKYVADISNKFTSERGAVTVCLSGGSLISNLRKLLEPPYVDSIEWSKWHVFWLDERVVPKTHEDSNYKLAYDGLLSKVPVPSCNVYAINDTLSAEGAADDYETRLRQLVKNGIIASSSVTGFPKFDLMLLGMGPDGHVASLFPGHPLVKENKRWVTFIKDSPKPPPERITFTFPVINSTAYAALVVTGAAESVAVHSALRGTQNSPKLPVAMVSPEGELKWFLDRDAASKL; encoded by the exons ATGGCGGAGACCCAGAAGAGCAATGTGGTTGTGGAGGTCTTCGAAGAAGAGGAGCTT GCGGTGTCTCTGGCCAAATACGTCGCTGATATCTCCAACAAGTTCACCTCTGAAAGAGGCGCTGTCACCGTTTGCTTGTCCGGTGGCTCTCTCATCAGTAATCTCAG GAAATTGCTGGAACCACCTTATGTTGATTCTATTGAATGGTCTAAGTGGCATGTGTTTTGGCTGGATGAGAGAGTAGTGCCCAAGACTCATGAAGATAGTAACTACAAGCTTGCTTATGATGGGTTGCTATCCAAG GTGCCTGTTCCTTCCTGCAATGTTTATGCAATCAACGATACCCTGTCAGCTGAGGGAGCGGCTGATGATTACGAGACACGTCTCAGACAGTTGGTCAAGAACGGTATAATAGCTTCATCATCGGTCACTGGATTTCCCAAATTTGATCTCATGCTGCTTGGTATGGGTCCAGATGGCCATGTAGCATCTTTGTTCCCAGGGCATCCTCTTGTGAAGGAGAATAAAAGATGGGTTACTTTCATCAAGGACTCCCCAAAACCGCCCCCGGAGCGGATTACTttcacttttccagtgatcaatTCCACAGCTTACGCTGCACTTGTGGTGACTGGTGCTGCAGAATCAGTTGCAGTTCACTCTGCACTGCGCGGAACTCAAAATTCTCCTAAGCTTCCTGTTGCAATGGTTTCACCTGAAGGGGAGTTGAAATGGTTCTTAGACAGGGACGCAGCCTCAAAGCTGTAG